The Natronocella acetinitrilica DNA segment GTGGCGACCACCCGAACACCGGTGCCTAGCGAAAGCCCGGTGGGCAGCTGGGTGTCCTGGGTTTCCTGTCCACCGGCCTGGCGTACCGTCTGGTAGACCAGGTCCTCGAACACCGCCCGGTCCTTCTTGAAGCCGGTGGTGTTGACGTTGGCCAGATTGTTAGACACCACCTGCATGCGCGTCTGCTGGGCATCGAGGCCCGTCTTGGCGACCCAGAGTGCTGGATTCATGGCTATGTGCCTCCGTTAACCTTGAGCGCGCAGCAGCGCACTGCTGGCGTTGTCGTTTTCTTCCGCCTTGTTCAGCAGCTTCACGTAGGTCTCGAACTGCCGGGCGTGGTCGATCATCTTGACCAGCGCCTCAACCGAGTTGACGTTGCTGCCTTCCAGCGCGCCGCTGGTGACCCGGATCGCCCCATCCGGCGGCGCAATGCCACCATCCGGCAGGCGGAACAGGCCATCCTCGCCCTTGCGGAGTTCTTCCACCGCCGGGTCCACCAGCTTGATGCGGTCGAGCACCACCAGCTGATCCGCCGGAGCGCCGGCAGGCACGATGGACACCGTGCCGTCCTGGCCGATCTCGACCTTGTCCGCCGGCGGAATCGCCACCGGACCAGCATCGCCGAGCACCGGATGGCCGGCACCGTTCTCCAGCAAACCCACCGAGGAAATCCGCAGATCACCCCGGCGGGTGTAGGCTTCGCCACCGTCCAGCCCCTGCACCGCGAACCAGCCGTCGCCGTTGATGGCCACGTCCAGATCCCGGCCGGTGGTCATCACGCTGCCGGGACGGAAGTCATGGCCGATGGATGTCTCCGAGGAGTACACCCGGCTTGCATAGCCAGGCCCCCGGACCGGCTGGGAAATCAGCTGATCCAGGTCCTGACGAAAACCCGGCGTGTTGACGTTGGCCAGGTTATGGCTGTTGTGCTGCTGCGCCTGCAGTGCGTGCTTGGCGCCGGTCATGGCCAGATAGGCAAGACGGTCCATGGCGATTACCTGATGTTGATGATTTCCTGGGTCACCTGGTCCTGGGTCGAGATCATCTTGGCGTTGGCCTGGAAGTTGCGCTGCGCCGTGATCATCTTCACCAGCTGCTCGGTGATATTGACGTTGGACTGCTCAAGGGCACCTGCCTGGATCGAGCCCAGGCCGGACTGCGTGGGGTTGCCGAGCACCGGCGCACCGGACTCGAAGCTTTCCACCCAGGCAGTGTC contains these protein-coding regions:
- a CDS encoding flagellar basal body rod protein FlgF, with protein sequence MDRLAYLAMTGAKHALQAQQHNSHNLANVNTPGFRQDLDQLISQPVRGPGYASRVYSSETSIGHDFRPGSVMTTGRDLDVAINGDGWFAVQGLDGGEAYTRRGDLRISSVGLLENGAGHPVLGDAGPVAIPPADKVEIGQDGTVSIVPAGAPADQLVVLDRIKLVDPAVEELRKGEDGLFRLPDGGIAPPDGAIRVTSGALEGSNVNSVEALVKMIDHARQFETYVKLLNKAEENDNASSALLRAQG